One part of the Vogesella sp. LIG4 genome encodes these proteins:
- the rplT gene encoding 50S ribosomal protein L20 has protein sequence MPRVKRGVTARARHKKILALAKGYRGRRKNVYRIAKQAVMKAGQYAYRDRRQKKRQFRQLWIARINAAARENGLPYSKFMNGLKKALIEIDRKVLADLAVFDKPAFALIVEKAKAALA, from the coding sequence ATGCCACGCGTAAAACGCGGTGTAACCGCACGTGCTCGTCACAAGAAAATCCTGGCTCTGGCGAAAGGCTACCGCGGCCGTCGCAAGAACGTCTATCGCATCGCCAAACAGGCGGTGATGAAAGCCGGTCAATATGCATACCGCGACCGTCGTCAGAAAAAGCGTCAGTTCCGTCAACTGTGGATTGCTCGTATCAACGCAGCTGCTCGTGAAAACGGCCTGCCGTACAGCAAGTTCATGAACGGTCTGAAGAAGGCTCTGATCGAAATCGACCGTAAGGTCCTGGCCGATCTGGCCGTGTTCGACAAGCCGGCATTTGCTCTCATCGTTGAGAAAGCCAAAGCCGCCCTTGCTTGA
- the rpmI gene encoding 50S ribosomal protein L35: protein MPKMKTKSSAKKRLKVLGNGGVKRSMAFKRHILTKKTTKNKRQLRGTTMVHATNMASVRAMMPYA, encoded by the coding sequence ATGCCGAAGATGAAAACCAAGTCGAGCGCGAAAAAGCGTCTCAAAGTGCTGGGTAACGGCGGCGTTAAACGCTCCATGGCCTTCAAGCGTCACATCCTGACCAAGAAGACCACCAAGAACAAGCGCCAGCTGCGCGGTACCACCATGGTACACGCTACCAACATGGCCTCTGTTCGCGCCATGATGCCCTACGCATAA
- the infC gene encoding translation initiation factor IF-3 produces MAIAQERESRINGEITAREIRLVGEEGEQLGIVSVREALALAEEREVDLVEISPTAQPPVCKLMDYGKFKYQQAKKKHEAKLKQKQVQVKEIKFRPGTDDGDYNVKLRNLIRFLSDGDKAKITLRFRGREMAHQDIGLALLKRVEADLAEVGTVEQFPKLEGRQMVMMIAPKKK; encoded by the coding sequence ATAGCTATAGCTCAGGAACGTGAATCGCGGATCAATGGCGAGATTACCGCTCGCGAAATCCGCCTGGTAGGTGAGGAAGGCGAACAGCTTGGCATCGTCAGCGTGCGTGAAGCACTGGCACTGGCCGAGGAGCGCGAGGTGGATCTGGTGGAGATTTCCCCGACCGCCCAGCCGCCGGTGTGCAAACTGATGGACTACGGCAAGTTCAAGTACCAGCAGGCCAAGAAAAAGCACGAAGCCAAGCTCAAGCAGAAGCAAGTGCAGGTCAAGGAAATCAAATTCCGCCCGGGTACGGACGATGGCGACTACAACGTCAAGCTGCGCAACCTGATCCGCTTCCTGTCTGATGGCGACAAGGCCAAGATCACCCTGCGCTTCCGCGGTCGTGAAATGGCGCACCAGGATATCGGTCTGGCGCTGCTCAAGCGCGTGGAGGCCGATCTGGCCGAAGTGGGCACCGTCGAACAGTTCCCGAAACTGGAAGGCCGCCAGATGGTCATGATGATTGCCCCGAAAAAGAAATAA
- the thrS gene encoding threonine--tRNA ligase, protein MPDIRLPDGSVRSFDKPVTVHEVAASIGTGLARAALAGRVDGKLVDTSHLIDANADLAIITDKDADGLSIIRHSTAHLLAYAVKELFPEAQVTIGPEIENGFYYDFAYKRPFTPEDLVAIEKKMSELAKKDIPVERYELPRDEAIAYFKSIGEAYKAEIIASIPQGEVLSLYREGEFTDLCRGPHVPSTGKLKVFKLMKVAGAYWRGDSNNEMLQRVYGTAWAKKEDLEQYLHMLEEAEKRDHRKLGKQLDLFHLQDEAPGMVFWHPKGWQLWQSIEQYMRKTLAAAGYQEIRTPMVMDRVMWEKSGHWENYRDAMFTTESEKRDYAVKPMNCPGHVQVFNSGLRSYRELPMRLAEFGACHRNEPSGALHGIMRVRGFVQDDAHIFCTDDQIIAEAKAFNELTMAVYKRFGFEQVSVKLSLRPEKYAGTLETWDRAEEGLREALRACGIEWEELPGEGAFYGPKIEYHIKDALGRSWQCGTLQLDYVLPERLDAEYVADDNSRKRPVMLHRAVLGSLERFIGILIENHAGAFPLWLAPVQMVVMNITSAQAEYAQQVADKLRSQGFRVDLDLRNEKIGYKIREHSLQKLPYQVVIGDKEMEGGLVAVRARGEDLGQMSVDAFVQQLTAALAQN, encoded by the coding sequence ATGCCTGACATTCGCCTGCCCGACGGCTCCGTCCGTTCCTTCGACAAGCCGGTAACGGTGCATGAAGTGGCTGCGTCCATCGGCACCGGCCTTGCGCGCGCCGCGCTGGCTGGCCGCGTGGATGGCAAGCTGGTCGATACCTCGCACCTGATCGACGCCAACGCCGACCTGGCCATCATCACCGACAAGGATGCCGACGGCCTGTCCATTATTCGCCACTCCACCGCCCACCTGCTGGCCTACGCGGTGAAGGAGCTGTTCCCGGAAGCCCAGGTCACCATCGGCCCGGAAATCGAAAACGGCTTCTACTACGATTTCGCCTACAAGCGTCCGTTCACCCCGGAAGACCTGGTGGCCATCGAGAAGAAGATGAGCGAGCTGGCGAAGAAGGACATCCCGGTAGAGCGCTACGAGCTGCCGCGTGACGAGGCGATTGCCTACTTCAAGAGCATTGGCGAGGCGTACAAGGCCGAGATCATCGCCTCTATCCCGCAGGGCGAGGTATTGAGCCTGTACCGCGAAGGCGAATTCACCGACCTGTGCCGCGGCCCGCACGTGCCGTCCACCGGCAAGCTCAAGGTATTCAAGCTGATGAAGGTGGCCGGCGCCTACTGGCGTGGCGACAGCAATAACGAGATGCTGCAGCGCGTGTACGGCACCGCCTGGGCCAAGAAGGAAGACCTGGAGCAGTACCTGCACATGCTGGAAGAGGCCGAGAAGCGCGACCACCGCAAGCTGGGCAAGCAGCTGGACCTGTTCCACCTGCAGGACGAGGCGCCGGGCATGGTGTTCTGGCACCCGAAAGGCTGGCAGCTGTGGCAGAGCATCGAGCAGTACATGCGCAAAACGTTGGCCGCAGCCGGCTACCAGGAGATCCGCACCCCGATGGTGATGGACCGCGTGATGTGGGAGAAATCCGGCCACTGGGAAAACTACCGCGACGCGATGTTCACCACCGAGTCGGAAAAGCGCGACTACGCGGTGAAGCCGATGAACTGCCCGGGCCACGTGCAGGTGTTCAACAGCGGCCTGCGCTCCTACCGCGAGCTGCCGATGCGCCTGGCCGAGTTCGGCGCCTGTCACCGCAACGAGCCGTCCGGCGCGCTGCACGGCATCATGCGCGTGCGCGGCTTCGTGCAGGACGATGCGCACATCTTCTGTACCGATGACCAGATCATCGCCGAAGCCAAGGCCTTCAACGAGCTGACCATGGCGGTATACAAGCGCTTCGGCTTCGAGCAGGTATCGGTGAAGCTGAGCCTGCGTCCGGAGAAATACGCCGGCACCCTGGAAACCTGGGACCGCGCCGAAGAAGGCCTGCGCGAAGCGCTGCGCGCCTGTGGCATTGAATGGGAAGAGCTGCCGGGCGAGGGCGCCTTCTACGGCCCGAAGATCGAATACCACATCAAGGACGCGCTGGGCCGCTCCTGGCAGTGCGGCACCCTGCAGCTGGACTACGTGCTGCCGGAGCGCCTGGACGCCGAGTACGTGGCCGACGACAACAGCCGCAAGCGCCCGGTGATGCTGCACCGAGCGGTGCTGGGCTCGCTGGAGCGCTTCATCGGCATCCTGATCGAAAACCATGCCGGCGCCTTCCCGTTGTGGCTGGCCCCGGTACAGATGGTGGTGATGAATATCACCAGCGCCCAGGCCGAATATGCGCAACAAGTGGCCGACAAACTGCGCTCGCAGGGCTTCCGTGTCGATCTTGACTTGAGGAACGAAAAGATCGGCTATAAAATCCGCGAGCACAGCCTGCAAAAGCTTCCATATCAAGTCGTTATCGGCGACAAGGAAATGGAAGGCGGGCTGGTGGCGGTACGTGCCCGAGGCGAGGATCTGGGCCAGATGTCGGTGGATGCCTTCGTGCAGCAGCTGACTGCTGCGCTGGCGCAGAACTGA
- the tgt gene encoding tRNA guanosine(34) transglycosylase Tgt: MLKFTVHKTSGGARRGTLELNHGTVETPVFQPVGTYGSVKAMSPHELTDIGAQIILGNTFHLWLRPGLEIIEQFGGLHDFIGWDKPILTDSGGFQVFSLGAMNKISEEGVTFQSPVNGDKLFLSPEKSMEIQKVLNSDIVMIFDECTPGQVDHATAAKSMRMSLRWAERSRRAFDELKNPNALFGIVQGNLYTDLRQESLDGLMNIGFDGIAIGGLSVGEPKPEMYRMLTELKDMLPAGKPHYLMGVGTPEDLVHGVANGIDMFDCVMPTRNARNGWIFTQWGDVKIKNARYKADKKPLDEHCGCYTCRHFSRAYLHHLHRTGEILGARLNTIHNLYYYQALMQEMRDAIEADQFEDWKAGFHQRRASGVN; this comes from the coding sequence ATGCTGAAGTTTACCGTACACAAGACTTCCGGCGGCGCACGCCGCGGCACGCTGGAATTGAACCACGGCACCGTGGAAACCCCGGTATTCCAGCCGGTGGGCACCTATGGCTCGGTGAAGGCGATGAGCCCCCACGAGCTGACCGACATCGGCGCCCAGATCATTCTGGGCAACACCTTCCACCTGTGGCTGCGCCCGGGGCTGGAGATCATCGAGCAATTCGGCGGCCTGCACGACTTCATCGGCTGGGACAAACCCATCCTTACCGATTCCGGTGGTTTCCAGGTATTCAGCCTGGGCGCCATGAACAAGATCTCCGAAGAAGGCGTCACCTTCCAGAGCCCGGTGAACGGCGACAAGCTGTTCCTGTCGCCGGAAAAGTCGATGGAGATCCAGAAGGTGCTGAACTCGGACATCGTGATGATCTTCGACGAATGCACCCCGGGCCAGGTCGACCACGCCACCGCAGCCAAGTCGATGCGCATGAGCTTGCGCTGGGCCGAGCGCTCGCGCCGCGCCTTCGACGAGCTGAAGAACCCCAACGCGCTGTTCGGCATCGTGCAGGGCAACCTGTACACCGACCTGCGCCAGGAGTCGCTGGACGGGCTGATGAACATCGGCTTCGACGGCATCGCTATCGGCGGGCTGTCGGTGGGCGAACCCAAGCCGGAGATGTACCGCATGCTCACCGAGCTGAAGGACATGCTACCGGCCGGGAAGCCGCACTACCTGATGGGTGTGGGCACGCCGGAAGACCTGGTGCACGGCGTGGCCAACGGCATCGACATGTTCGACTGCGTGATGCCCACCCGCAACGCACGCAATGGCTGGATCTTCACCCAGTGGGGCGACGTCAAGATCAAGAACGCGCGCTACAAGGCCGACAAGAAGCCGCTGGACGAACACTGCGGCTGCTACACCTGCCGCCACTTCAGCCGCGCCTACCTGCATCACCTGCACCGCACCGGCGAGATTCTGGGCGCACGGCTGAACACCATCCACAACCTGTATTACTACCAGGCGTTGATGCAGGAAATGCGCGACGCCATCGAGGCCGACCAGTTCGAAGACTGGAAAGCCGGCTTCCACCAGCGCCGTGCCAGCGGCGTGAACTGA
- the yajC gene encoding preprotein translocase subunit YajC: MANATQFMQFLPMIVIFALFWFMLVRPQQKRAKEHQKMLSEIVKGDEVVTQGGIIGRVTKTGEQYLTIEVANGVEVNVQRGAVGSKLEKGTIKSL; encoded by the coding sequence ATGGCGAACGCCACCCAGTTCATGCAGTTTTTGCCAATGATCGTCATCTTCGCGCTGTTCTGGTTCATGCTGGTGCGCCCGCAGCAGAAGCGCGCCAAGGAACACCAGAAGATGCTGTCCGAAATCGTCAAGGGCGATGAAGTCGTGACCCAGGGCGGTATCATTGGCCGCGTGACCAAGACCGGTGAACAGTACCTGACCATCGAGGTTGCCAATGGTGTAGAAGTGAACGTACAGCGCGGTGCCGTTGGCTCCAAGCTGGAAAAAGGCACCATCAAGTCCCTGTAA
- the secD gene encoding protein translocase subunit SecD, whose protein sequence is MNRFPIWKYLLIALVLIASSIYTLPNFFGETPAVQISSSRQSIPVDTALMSRIEDALKQQGIAPQGIFLDGASLKVRFKDPDTQIKARDAIQQLLGDNYIIALNLLPASPSWLTRLHANPMFLGLDLRGGVHFLLEVDMKAAVDKTMERYAGDIRRELRNAKIRYGSIKRTGDTNLEVQLRDETTLNSAADQLARTLPTLSFNKDASSYRLVLTLKPEEITRVQSDAVKQNITTLHNRVNELGVAEPVIQQAGPSRIVVQLPGVQDTAKAKDILGRTATLQVRMVEDDSSKMAEALAGNVPTGYDLLDELTPRGPQKILVKKDVELTGDNINDAQAGFDENGAPAVHINLDSTGAAIFRDVTAQSIGKRMAMILVEKGKAEVVTAPVIRSEIGGGRVQISGSMNPAEANDTALLLRAGSLAAPMNIIEERTVGPSLGKENIEKGFHSTMWGFAAIAVFMVLYYGMFGVISVVSLAANLFMLVAILSMLQATLTLPGIAAIALTLGMAIDANVLINERIREELRNGSPPQSAINAGYGHAWATILDSNVTTLIAGLALLIFGSGPVRGFAVVHCLGILTSMFSAVLVSRAVVNLWYGRRRRLASVSIGQVWKPETK, encoded by the coding sequence ATGAACCGCTTCCCGATCTGGAAATACCTACTCATTGCGCTGGTGCTGATCGCGTCGTCGATCTACACCCTGCCCAATTTCTTCGGCGAAACGCCGGCAGTGCAGATTTCCAGCAGCCGCCAGTCCATTCCGGTGGACACGGCGCTGATGTCCCGCATTGAAGACGCCCTGAAACAGCAGGGCATTGCACCGCAAGGCATCTTTCTGGACGGCGCCAGCCTGAAGGTCCGCTTCAAGGACCCGGATACCCAGATCAAGGCGCGCGATGCCATCCAGCAACTGCTGGGCGACAACTACATCATCGCGCTGAACCTGCTGCCGGCCTCCCCTTCCTGGCTGACCCGCCTGCATGCCAACCCGATGTTCCTGGGTCTGGACCTGCGCGGTGGCGTGCACTTCCTGCTGGAAGTGGACATGAAGGCCGCCGTGGACAAGACCATGGAGCGCTACGCCGGCGACATCCGCCGCGAACTGCGCAACGCCAAGATCCGCTACGGCAGCATCAAGCGTACCGGCGACACCAACCTGGAAGTGCAGCTGCGTGACGAAACCACGCTGAACAGCGCTGCCGACCAGCTGGCGCGCACCCTGCCGACGCTGTCGTTCAACAAGGACGCCAGCAGCTACCGCCTGGTGCTGACGCTGAAGCCGGAAGAAATCACCCGCGTACAGAGTGATGCGGTGAAACAGAACATCACCACCCTGCACAACCGCGTGAACGAGCTGGGCGTGGCCGAGCCGGTGATCCAGCAGGCAGGCCCCAGCCGCATCGTGGTGCAGCTGCCGGGCGTGCAGGATACCGCCAAGGCCAAGGACATCCTCGGCCGTACCGCCACCTTGCAGGTGCGCATGGTGGAAGACGACAGCAGCAAGATGGCCGAAGCCCTGGCAGGCAATGTGCCTACCGGCTACGACCTGCTGGACGAGCTGACCCCGCGCGGCCCGCAGAAGATCCTGGTGAAGAAGGATGTGGAGCTGACCGGCGACAATATCAATGACGCCCAGGCCGGCTTCGACGAGAACGGCGCCCCGGCGGTGCACATCAATCTGGACTCCACCGGCGCCGCCATCTTCCGCGACGTGACCGCGCAGAGCATCGGCAAGCGCATGGCGATGATCCTGGTGGAAAAAGGCAAGGCCGAAGTGGTGACCGCGCCGGTGATCCGCAGTGAAATCGGCGGTGGCCGCGTGCAGATCTCCGGCAGCATGAACCCGGCGGAAGCCAACGACACCGCGCTGCTGCTGCGTGCCGGCTCGCTGGCCGCACCGATGAACATCATCGAAGAGCGTACCGTCGGCCCGAGCCTGGGTAAGGAAAACATCGAGAAGGGCTTCCACTCCACCATGTGGGGTTTTGCTGCCATCGCGGTATTCATGGTGCTGTACTACGGCATGTTCGGCGTGATCTCGGTGGTGTCGCTTGCGGCCAACCTGTTCATGCTGGTGGCGATCCTGTCCATGCTGCAGGCCACACTGACGCTGCCGGGTATTGCAGCGATCGCGCTGACACTGGGTATGGCCATCGATGCCAACGTGCTGATCAACGAGCGTATCCGTGAAGAACTGCGCAACGGCAGCCCGCCGCAGTCGGCGATCAACGCCGGCTACGGCCACGCCTGGGCGACGATTCTGGACTCCAACGTCACCACCCTGATCGCCGGCCTCGCGCTGCTGATCTTCGGCTCCGGCCCGGTGCGCGGCTTTGCCGTGGTGCACTGCCTGGGCATCCTGACCTCCATGTTCTCCGCCGTGCTGGTATCGCGCGCCGTGGTGAACCTGTGGTATGGCCGCCGTCGCCGCCTGGCTTCGGTATCCATCGGCCAGGTGTGGAAACCGGAAACCAAATAA